The following proteins are co-located in the Heliorestis convoluta genome:
- a CDS encoding cell division protein SepF gives MAKILDKFYNIMGLGDEYEEVEERVVKEPEKNNFSAKNTQERPERQIGAPVLSLASERQKKDHKVVVVDPKSFEEAQSIADHLKSKRQVILNLEKSDREMAQRIIDFVSGTTYALNGSMQKVGAHIFVFAPSHVDISGDILAESTLIRPRVWASKG, from the coding sequence GTGGCGAAGATCTTAGACAAGTTTTACAATATCATGGGCTTAGGTGATGAGTATGAAGAAGTGGAAGAGAGAGTGGTAAAAGAGCCAGAGAAAAATAATTTTTCCGCTAAAAATACGCAGGAGCGACCAGAGAGACAAATTGGTGCACCTGTTTTAAGTCTAGCATCGGAAAGACAGAAAAAAGATCACAAAGTGGTTGTTGTCGATCCGAAAAGTTTTGAAGAAGCCCAGAGCATTGCCGATCACCTTAAAAGTAAAAGGCAAGTTATATTAAATCTAGAAAAATCGGATCGTGAAATGGCACAGCGTATCATTGATTTTGTCAGTGGCACCACCTATGCTCTTAACGGTTCGATGCAAAAAGTAGGTGCTCATATCTTTGTTTTTGCACCGAGCCATGTCGATATATCGGGAGATATACTTGCTGAGAGTACACTGATACGTCCTCGTGTTTGGGCGAGTAAAGGCTAG
- the proC gene encoding pyrroline-5-carboxylate reductase: protein MGQQFLQNRKIGFIGGGAMAEALLRGLSNLFTPDRLAVSDLSEQRLKYLKEELSVNIYIDNNLLCRDCTILLLAIKPQVLPQVLTSLKGKIGRDHLVISVAAGISLQKLESLLPEGVPAIRVMPNTPSLIGKGVSALSRGTHVSDEQIEAAMTLMGAVGTVELVPEAYMDAVTGVSGSGPAYVYLFIEAFIDAAVREGLPRDLARNLALHTVIGAAEMVLQSGNHPAVEKDKVTSPGGTTIAALEALEEKGLRSALFAAVNAAAQRARQLATSE, encoded by the coding sequence TTGGGTCAACAGTTTCTCCAAAATCGAAAGATTGGGTTTATCGGTGGCGGAGCTATGGCTGAAGCGTTGCTACGAGGTCTAAGCAATCTATTTACACCTGACCGCCTAGCCGTCTCAGACTTATCAGAACAGCGATTAAAGTACCTAAAAGAGGAATTATCGGTAAATATATATATAGATAATAATTTACTTTGCAGAGACTGTACCATTCTTCTGTTGGCCATAAAGCCACAAGTGTTACCACAAGTGCTCACTTCCCTGAAAGGCAAGATAGGGAGAGACCACCTTGTCATATCTGTAGCAGCTGGGATTTCATTACAGAAACTTGAATCGCTCTTGCCAGAGGGTGTTCCTGCTATCCGAGTAATGCCCAATACGCCTTCTTTGATCGGGAAGGGTGTCTCGGCGCTATCCAGAGGAACTCACGTTTCAGATGAACAAATTGAAGCAGCTATGACTTTGATGGGTGCAGTTGGTACTGTAGAACTTGTCCCAGAAGCTTATATGGATGCTGTAACGGGAGTCAGTGGTAGTGGGCCTGCCTATGTATATTTATTCATCGAAGCTTTCATTGATGCAGCTGTACGAGAAGGATTACCACGTGATTTAGCGCGCAATCTTGCCTTGCATACTGTAATAGGTGCTGCTGAAATGGTCCTACAGTCGGGCAACCATCCTGCTGTAGAAAAAGATAAAGTAACCTCACCGGGCGGCACAACGATAGCAGCGCTAGAAGCGCTAGAAGAAAAAGGGCTGCGGTCAGCTCTATTCGCTGCTGTTAATGCAGCAGCGCAACGCGCTCGTCAGCTTGCAACATCCGAATAA
- a CDS encoding YggT family protein, producing the protein MGLGQIISTAFWVMKVLILIRVVVSYFPHNPNNAVFKFIYEVTEPILAPLRKVVPIPKSLPIDFTPLVAFILLSILEQIVWSIFR; encoded by the coding sequence TTGGGGCTTGGCCAGATTATCTCTACGGCTTTCTGGGTGATGAAAGTCCTTATCTTAATCCGCGTTGTTGTCTCTTACTTTCCTCATAATCCTAACAATGCAGTTTTTAAGTTTATTTATGAAGTTACCGAGCCAATACTGGCACCTTTACGTAAAGTTGTACCGATTCCAAAATCATTGCCTATTGACTTTACCCCGCTCGTAGCATTTATTCTATTAAGCATTTTAGAGCAAATTGTTTGGAGCATTTTTCGTTAA
- a CDS encoding DivIVA domain-containing protein: MLTPLEIHQKEFKKSAWGYKAEEVDFFLDRIARAHEALYKENMILKEKIAQVEDNLCRYKKLEETLSTTLLLAQKTADEVKSSAQRESELMLKEAKHQAEIIITNAKDKQKELEQNFEHLKNQSRQFRLQFKAMLLSQLEALNEDEVAKKEIDEKNQKKVECKKESAHTYNDQDEMFSPALQVAIAKADFAAPVEGFTELGGSKINKAI; the protein is encoded by the coding sequence ATGTTAACGCCTTTGGAGATCCACCAAAAAGAGTTCAAAAAAAGCGCCTGGGGTTATAAAGCAGAAGAAGTCGATTTTTTCTTGGATAGAATTGCACGAGCTCATGAAGCTTTATATAAAGAGAATATGATTCTCAAAGAAAAAATAGCCCAGGTAGAAGATAACTTGTGTCGATACAAAAAACTAGAAGAAACTTTAAGCACAACGCTGCTTTTAGCCCAAAAGACGGCTGACGAAGTGAAATCATCAGCCCAACGAGAATCGGAATTGATGCTTAAAGAAGCAAAACATCAAGCAGAAATTATCATAACGAATGCCAAAGATAAACAAAAAGAGCTAGAGCAAAATTTTGAACACCTTAAGAATCAATCTCGACAGTTTCGTCTTCAATTTAAAGCGATGCTACTGTCACAACTAGAAGCTCTGAACGAAGATGAAGTTGCCAAAAAAGAGATTGACGAGAAGAATCAGAAAAAAGTAGAATGTAAAAAAGAGTCTGCCCATACCTATAATGATCAAGATGAGATGTTTTCACCGGCTCTACAGGTAGCAATCGCGAAAGCCGATTTTGCTGCCCCTGTAGAAGGGTTTACGGAGTTAGGTGGATCAAAAATCAATAAAGCCATATAA